A single genomic interval of Bradyrhizobium sp. sBnM-33 harbors:
- a CDS encoding nitrite/sulfite reductase encodes MYAYDELDRTLINERVSEFRDQVKRRLSGELTEDEFKMLRLQNGVYLQLHAYMFRVAIPYGTLSSKQLRRLAHVARRYDRGYGHFTTRQNIQFNWIKLAELPDALAELAEVGIHAMQTSGNNMRNVTSDQWAGVAPGEVEDPRIWSEILRQHTTLHPEFSFLPRKFKIAITASEHDRAAIKIHDIGLRLHKNADGETGFEVLVGGGLGRTPFIAKTIKPFVHGRDILSYVEAILRVYNQYGRRDNIYKARIKILVHELGIEKFAREVDEEWRQMGHSALTLDHPVIEEVRSRFSYPAYEKLPHMPDELKQAAHDPLFERWRKNSVAPHKVQGYSIVTLSLKPVGGPPGDATADQMDAVADLADKYSFGEIRVGHEQNLALPHVAKRDLPQLWKALDRLGLATPNVNLVTDIIACPGLDYCSLANARSIPIAQELTRRFANHDTADMIGRLHINISGCINACGHHHVGHIGILGVEKNGEEFYQITIGGRADENAQMGVLIGPAVPYAEVADVIEDIVEAYLALRDRPEELFVDTVKRLGVEPFKERVYATR; translated from the coding sequence ATGTACGCATATGACGAACTCGATCGCACGCTGATTAACGAGCGCGTGTCTGAATTCCGCGATCAGGTGAAGCGCCGCCTCTCGGGCGAACTCACCGAGGACGAATTCAAGATGCTGCGGCTGCAGAACGGCGTGTACCTGCAATTGCACGCCTACATGTTCCGCGTCGCGATCCCCTATGGCACGTTGTCGTCGAAGCAGTTGCGCCGGCTCGCGCATGTCGCCCGCCGCTACGACCGCGGCTACGGCCATTTCACCACGCGGCAGAACATCCAGTTCAACTGGATCAAGCTCGCCGAACTGCCCGATGCGTTGGCCGAACTCGCCGAGGTCGGTATCCACGCGATGCAGACCTCCGGCAACAATATGCGCAACGTCACCTCGGACCAGTGGGCCGGCGTCGCGCCCGGCGAGGTCGAGGATCCCCGCATCTGGTCGGAGATCCTGCGCCAGCACACTACGCTGCATCCGGAATTCTCGTTCCTGCCGCGCAAGTTCAAGATCGCGATCACCGCGTCCGAGCACGACCGGGCCGCGATCAAGATCCATGACATCGGGCTGCGCCTGCACAAGAACGCAGACGGCGAAACCGGTTTCGAGGTGCTGGTCGGCGGCGGTCTTGGCCGCACGCCGTTCATCGCCAAGACCATCAAGCCGTTCGTCCACGGCCGCGACATTCTCAGCTATGTCGAGGCGATCCTGCGCGTCTACAACCAGTACGGCCGCCGCGACAACATCTACAAGGCGCGCATCAAGATCCTGGTGCATGAGCTCGGCATCGAGAAGTTCGCGCGTGAGGTCGACGAGGAATGGAGGCAGATGGGTCACAGCGCCCTGACGCTCGACCATCCCGTCATCGAGGAAGTGCGTTCGCGCTTCTCCTATCCGGCTTACGAGAAGCTGCCGCACATGCCGGACGAACTGAAGCAGGCCGCGCATGATCCGCTGTTCGAGCGCTGGCGCAAGAACTCGGTGGCCCCCCACAAGGTGCAGGGCTATTCGATCGTGACGCTGTCGCTGAAGCCGGTGGGCGGCCCGCCCGGCGATGCCACCGCCGACCAGATGGACGCGGTCGCCGATCTCGCCGACAAATACTCCTTCGGCGAAATCCGCGTCGGCCACGAGCAGAACCTGGCGCTGCCGCACGTTGCCAAGCGCGACCTGCCGCAGCTCTGGAAGGCGCTCGACCGTCTCGGGCTCGCCACGCCGAACGTCAATCTGGTCACCGATATCATCGCCTGCCCCGGGCTCGACTACTGCTCGCTGGCCAACGCGCGCTCGATTCCGATCGCACAGGAACTGACCCGCCGTTTCGCCAACCACGACACCGCCGACATGATTGGGCGGCTGCACATCAACATCTCCGGCTGCATCAACGCATGTGGCCATCACCACGTCGGCCATATCGGCATTCTCGGCGTCGAGAAAAACGGCGAGGAATTTTACCAGATCACGATCGGCGGCCGCGCCGACGAAAATGCGCAGATGGGCGTGCTGATCGGGCCGGCCGTCCCCTATGCGGAAGTTGCCGACGTGATCGAAGACATTGTCGAAGCCTATCTCGCGCTGCGCGACCGTCCCGAGGAATTGTTCGTGGACACGGTTAAGCGCCTCGGCGTCGAGCCATTCAAGGAGCGGGTCTATGCCACTCGTTAA
- a CDS encoding DUF934 domain-containing protein: protein MPLVKNGRITTDLFVHVADGAELPGDGAVLISAARFLEDPEAILKRAGKTGVIWPNSRAVDDLVPYLDRLAAVALVFPTFRDGRAYSQARLLRERHGYDGELRATGQVLRDQFVFMSRAGFDGFEVKKDADADAFAETMKRYSVFYQPTGDGRVTALNRRMQLRHSESAGQ from the coding sequence ATGCCACTCGTTAAGAACGGAAGAATCACCACCGACCTGTTCGTCCATGTTGCCGACGGCGCCGAATTGCCGGGCGACGGAGCGGTCCTCATTTCGGCGGCGCGGTTCCTTGAAGATCCGGAAGCCATTCTCAAGCGCGCCGGCAAAACCGGCGTGATCTGGCCGAACAGTCGCGCCGTCGACGACCTCGTGCCCTATCTCGATCGCTTGGCCGCCGTCGCGCTGGTATTCCCGACCTTCCGCGACGGCCGCGCCTACAGCCAGGCGCGCCTGCTGCGCGAGCGGCATGGCTATGACGGCGAGCTGCGCGCCACCGGCCAAGTGCTGCGCGACCAGTTCGTATTCATGTCGCGCGCCGGTTTCGACGGGTTCGAGGTGAAGAAGGATGCCGACGCCGACGCCTTCGCGGAGACCATGAAGCGCTATTCGGTGTTCTACCAGCCGACCGGCGATGGCCGCGTCACCGCGCTGAACCGGCGGATGCAGTTGCGTCATTCGGAGAGTGCCGGCCAGTGA
- a CDS encoding phosphoadenylyl-sulfate reductase: MISQHAFALAAIPHSAQTLDHSLRDASPSHVIETALKTVGREQLALVSSFGTESAALLKVMADVDPAIPVIFLDTGWLFEETLAYRDTLIATLGLRDVRSIKPLEEALSRQDPDRELWFSDPDACCRIRKVEPLARALKPFSAWINGRKRFQGGARAEIPVVEEDGARLKFNPFANVSREEIEAIYKLAKLPPHPLFASGYLSVGCMPCSSRTAPDEDARAGRWRGRPKTECGIHTMKTS; encoded by the coding sequence ATGATCTCACAGCATGCCTTTGCCTTGGCAGCGATCCCTCATTCGGCGCAGACGCTCGACCATAGCTTGCGCGACGCTTCGCCGTCGCATGTCATTGAAACCGCTCTGAAGACCGTCGGCCGCGAGCAGCTTGCGCTGGTGTCGTCGTTCGGCACGGAATCGGCAGCGTTGCTCAAGGTGATGGCCGATGTCGATCCCGCGATTCCCGTGATCTTTCTCGACACCGGATGGTTATTCGAGGAAACGCTCGCTTATCGCGATACGCTAATCGCGACGCTAGGCCTTCGCGACGTTCGCTCGATCAAGCCCTTGGAAGAAGCGCTCTCGCGCCAGGATCCCGATCGCGAATTGTGGTTTTCCGATCCGGACGCCTGCTGCCGTATCCGTAAAGTAGAGCCGCTGGCGCGGGCGCTCAAGCCGTTCTCGGCCTGGATCAACGGGCGCAAGCGGTTTCAGGGCGGCGCCCGCGCCGAAATTCCCGTCGTCGAGGAAGACGGAGCGAGGCTGAAATTCAATCCGTTCGCCAATGTGTCGCGCGAGGAGATCGAAGCGATCTACAAGCTCGCCAAATTGCCGCCGCATCCGCTGTTCGCCTCGGGCTACTTGTCGGTCGGGTGCATGCCGTGTTCGAGCCGGACCGCGCCGGACGAGGACGCCCGGGCCGGCCGCTGGCGCGGCAGGCCCAAGACGGAATGCGGCATCCATACGATGAAGACTTCGTAG
- a CDS encoding sulfate ABC transporter substrate-binding protein has translation MIRRILPLAAGLLWASSAFAADYTLLNVSYDPTRELYADFNKAFVAAYQKETGKSVEIKQSHGGSGSQARAVIDGLQADVVTLALAYDIDAIAAKGLVAPDWQKRLSLNASPYTSTIVFLVRKGNPKAIKDWDDLIKPGVQVITPNPKTSGGARWNYLAAWGFAEKKFGSLDKAKNFVADLFKNVPVLDTGARGSTVTFVERGVGDVLLAWENEAFLAQREFGKDKFEIVAPPLSILAEPPVAVVDKVADKKGTRAVAEAYLKYWYTKQGQEIAARNSYRARDSEIAKEYEKSFAKVELFTIDDVFGGWTKAQKDHFGEGGIFDQIYKN, from the coding sequence ATGATCCGTCGCATTCTGCCGCTTGCTGCCGGATTGCTCTGGGCGAGTTCGGCCTTCGCTGCCGATTACACATTGCTCAACGTGTCCTACGATCCGACGCGCGAGCTCTACGCCGATTTCAACAAGGCATTCGTCGCGGCCTATCAGAAAGAAACCGGCAAGAGCGTCGAGATCAAGCAGTCGCATGGCGGCTCGGGCTCGCAGGCGCGCGCGGTAATCGACGGGCTGCAGGCCGACGTCGTCACGCTGGCGCTGGCCTATGACATCGACGCCATCGCCGCGAAGGGGTTGGTGGCGCCGGACTGGCAGAAGCGGCTGTCGCTCAATGCGTCACCCTACACCTCCACGATCGTGTTCCTGGTGCGCAAGGGCAATCCCAAGGCGATCAAGGATTGGGACGATCTGATCAAGCCCGGCGTGCAGGTGATTACGCCGAACCCGAAAACCTCGGGCGGCGCGCGCTGGAATTACCTGGCGGCCTGGGGCTTTGCCGAAAAGAAATTCGGTTCGCTCGACAAAGCAAAGAACTTCGTCGCCGATCTCTTCAAGAACGTTCCGGTGCTCGATACCGGCGCGCGCGGCTCGACGGTAACCTTCGTCGAGCGCGGGGTCGGCGACGTGCTGCTGGCATGGGAGAACGAGGCGTTCCTGGCTCAGCGCGAATTCGGCAAGGACAAGTTCGAGATCGTAGCGCCGCCGCTGTCGATCCTCGCCGAGCCGCCGGTGGCGGTCGTCGACAAGGTTGCCGACAAAAAAGGCACTCGTGCCGTCGCCGAGGCCTACCTGAAGTATTGGTACACCAAGCAAGGTCAGGAAATAGCCGCGCGCAATTCCTATCGTGCGCGCGATTCCGAAATCGCCAAGGAATACGAAAAATCTTTCGCCAAGGTCGAACTTTTCACGATCGACGACGTTTTTGGTGGTTGGACCAAGGCGCAGAAAGATCACTTCGGCGAAGGCGGCATTTTCGACCAAATTTACAAGAATTGA
- the cysT gene encoding sulfate ABC transporter permease subunit CysT gives MGLTLTWLSVIILIPLAGLFLKTLELSPGQFWEILTSRRTLNALKISFGLSFAAACVNLVMGTIIVWALVRYRFPGRRLFDAIVDIPFALPTAVAGVALTQLFAQKGWLGAPLAELGIKVAFTPIGIFIAMVFIGIPFVVRTVQPVLIDLDPEIEEAAASLGANRWHTVFRVILPSLIPALLTGFALAFARAVGEYGSVIFIAGNLPNVSEIAPLLIVIRLSEFRYADATAIAVVMLLASFVIIFAVNRLQRWAQTRIPAR, from the coding sequence ATGGGCCTGACCCTGACGTGGCTCTCCGTCATCATCCTCATTCCCCTCGCCGGCCTGTTCCTCAAGACGCTCGAGCTTTCACCCGGGCAGTTCTGGGAAATTCTCACCAGCCGCCGCACGCTGAATGCGCTGAAGATTTCGTTCGGTCTCTCCTTTGCCGCGGCCTGCGTCAACCTGGTGATGGGCACCATCATCGTATGGGCGCTGGTGCGCTACCGCTTTCCGGGCCGACGGCTGTTCGACGCGATCGTTGACATACCTTTTGCGCTGCCGACCGCGGTGGCGGGTGTGGCGCTGACGCAATTGTTCGCACAGAAGGGATGGCTCGGGGCGCCGCTGGCTGAGCTCGGCATCAAAGTGGCGTTCACGCCGATCGGGATATTCATCGCGATGGTATTCATCGGCATTCCCTTCGTGGTGCGAACGGTGCAGCCCGTCCTGATCGATCTCGATCCGGAAATCGAGGAAGCGGCCGCAAGCCTCGGCGCCAACCGCTGGCACACGGTTTTCCGTGTGATTTTGCCGAGCCTGATTCCGGCGCTGCTGACCGGGTTTGCGCTGGCGTTCGCGCGCGCGGTCGGCGAGTATGGCTCGGTGATCTTCATCGCCGGCAACCTGCCGAATGTGTCGGAGATCGCGCCACTGCTGATCGTGATCCGGTTGTCCGAATTCCGTTACGCCGATGCGACGGCGATTGCCGTCGTCATGCTGCTGGCTTCGTTCGTGATCATCTTCGCCGTCAATCGCCTGCAACGCTGGGCACAAACCCGCATTCCCGCGCGTTGA
- the cysW gene encoding sulfate ABC transporter permease subunit CysW yields the protein MQTNVVTQATPLKAYASTAGVAISPPSRHEARERPRTIASSKDLRSEPGPVRFVIIALAVSFLTIFVVLPLVVVFASALSKGFGTYFAALAEPEALSAIRLTLLVAAISVGLNLLFGVIAAWAIAKFDFRGKTFLVTLIDLPFSVSPVISGLVFVLLFGAQGYWGTWLQAHNIHILFAVPGIALATIFVTFPFVARSLIPLMQEQGTQEEEAAISLGASGLQTFFRVTLPNIKWGLLYGVLLCNARAMGEFGAVSVVSGHIRGETNTMPLLVEILYNEYQFVASFAIASLLAMLALITLVVKTVLERRLDEGQTPRDDSSDH from the coding sequence ATGCAAACGAACGTTGTGACTCAGGCGACGCCGCTGAAGGCCTACGCGTCAACGGCGGGCGTTGCCATTTCCCCGCCGTCGCGCCACGAGGCGCGCGAACGTCCGCGGACGATTGCTTCGTCCAAGGACCTGCGAAGCGAGCCCGGGCCGGTCCGCTTCGTCATCATCGCGCTTGCCGTCAGCTTCCTCACCATCTTTGTCGTGCTGCCTTTGGTCGTGGTGTTCGCATCGGCCTTGTCGAAAGGTTTCGGCACCTATTTCGCCGCACTGGCCGAGCCGGAGGCGCTGTCGGCAATCCGGCTGACCCTGCTGGTGGCGGCAATTTCGGTTGGTCTCAATCTGCTGTTCGGGGTGATCGCGGCCTGGGCGATTGCAAAGTTCGATTTCCGCGGCAAAACCTTCCTGGTCACGCTGATCGACCTGCCATTCTCGGTTAGTCCGGTCATTTCGGGCCTCGTCTTTGTGCTGCTGTTCGGCGCGCAGGGCTATTGGGGCACCTGGCTGCAGGCGCACAACATCCATATTCTGTTCGCCGTGCCGGGCATTGCGCTCGCCACCATCTTCGTGACGTTTCCGTTTGTGGCCCGTTCACTGATCCCGCTGATGCAGGAGCAGGGCACACAGGAGGAGGAGGCGGCGATCTCGCTGGGAGCGTCAGGCCTGCAGACTTTCTTCCGCGTCACTCTGCCCAATATCAAATGGGGCCTGCTATATGGCGTACTGCTGTGCAATGCGCGCGCCATGGGTGAATTCGGTGCGGTTTCGGTGGTATCGGGCCATATTCGCGGCGAGACCAATACCATGCCGCTACTGGTCGAAATCCTCTATAATGAGTATCAGTTCGTAGCTTCGTTTGCGATTGCCTCGCTGCTCGCTATGCTGGCCCTGATCACGCTTGTCGTGAAGACCGTTCTCGAACGGCGTCTGGACGAAGGACAAACCCCAAGGGACGATTCAAGTGACCATTGA
- a CDS encoding sulfate/molybdate ABC transporter ATP-binding protein, with amino-acid sequence MTIEVKNIVKKFGAFAALDNVDLKVGKGELLALLGPSGSGKTTLLRIIAGLDWPDAGEVRIDGEDALGHGASERHVGFVFQHYALFRHMTVFENVAFGLRVQPRAVRKDEATIRARVKELLDLVQLDWLANRYPSQLSGGQRQRIALARALAIEPRILLLDEPFGALDAKVRKELRQWLRSLHSEIHVTSIFVTHDQEEALEVANRVVVMDKGRIEQIGTPGDVYDNPATAFVHGFIGESIVLPVEVSGGSVRLGGRPLNIAADGAASGASKLFVRRHDMQIGPAGTGSLEGAVRHVRSFGPIQRAEIALTGGEGKTVIEIDAPRDRELQAGEIISLQPRRYRIFAAQE; translated from the coding sequence GTGACCATTGAAGTCAAAAATATCGTCAAGAAGTTCGGCGCATTCGCAGCCCTCGACAATGTCGATCTGAAAGTCGGCAAGGGCGAATTGCTGGCGCTGCTCGGCCCGTCCGGTTCGGGCAAGACGACGCTGTTGCGCATCATTGCAGGCCTAGACTGGCCCGACGCCGGCGAGGTGCGGATCGATGGTGAGGATGCACTCGGTCACGGCGCCAGCGAGCGCCATGTCGGATTCGTGTTTCAGCATTACGCGCTGTTCCGCCACATGACCGTGTTCGAGAACGTCGCCTTTGGTCTGCGCGTGCAGCCGCGTGCCGTCCGCAAGGACGAGGCCACGATCCGCGCCCGCGTCAAGGAATTGCTCGACCTCGTGCAACTCGACTGGCTGGCGAACCGCTATCCGAGCCAATTGTCCGGTGGCCAGCGTCAGCGCATTGCACTCGCCCGCGCGCTCGCGATCGAGCCGCGCATCCTCTTGCTGGATGAGCCCTTCGGCGCGCTCGATGCAAAGGTGCGGAAAGAACTGCGGCAATGGCTGCGTTCGCTGCATTCTGAAATCCACGTCACCTCGATCTTCGTCACCCACGACCAGGAGGAGGCGCTGGAAGTCGCCAACCGCGTAGTGGTGATGGACAAGGGCCGCATCGAACAGATCGGCACGCCCGGCGATGTCTATGACAATCCCGCAACCGCCTTCGTTCACGGCTTCATCGGCGAATCCATCGTGCTGCCGGTGGAGGTCTCAGGCGGCTCGGTGCGGCTCGGCGGCCGGCCGCTCAATATCGCCGCCGACGGCGCAGCCTCCGGCGCCTCAAAGCTGTTCGTCCGTCGCCACGACATGCAGATCGGCCCGGCCGGAACCGGCTCTTTGGAGGGGGCGGTGCGCCATGTCCGCTCGTTCGGCCCGATCCAGCGGGCGGAGATCGCCTTGACGGGCGGCGAGGGCAAGACCGTGATCGAGATCGATGCCCCCCGGGACCGGGAACTCCAGGCCGGCGAAATCATCAGCCTGCAACCTCGCCGCTACCGTATCTTTGCCGCCCAAGAGTGA
- a CDS encoding CAP domain-containing protein, producing MKRATTAIIGLLLLAGCSADVKIPEQPAMYLDMAQPGATLDPVAAAILISQYRQNNGLGVVVVDPELIKLAEQQSQAMAARNKMDHNVKGPLEKRLGASGYPAKLAVENISAGYHTMAEAFSGWRDSPPHKANMLKNGVTKLGIAAVYDPNTKYKVFWTLILAST from the coding sequence GTGAAACGGGCGACCACCGCCATTATCGGCCTATTGCTGCTTGCCGGCTGCTCGGCAGACGTCAAGATTCCGGAACAGCCGGCCATGTATCTCGACATGGCCCAACCCGGCGCCACGCTCGACCCTGTGGCGGCGGCGATCCTGATCTCGCAATATCGCCAGAACAACGGCCTCGGCGTCGTCGTAGTCGATCCCGAGCTGATCAAGCTCGCCGAGCAGCAGTCGCAGGCGATGGCGGCCCGCAACAAGATGGATCACAATGTGAAGGGCCCGCTGGAGAAGCGGCTGGGGGCCTCAGGCTATCCGGCGAAGCTTGCGGTCGAGAATATCTCGGCCGGCTATCACACGATGGCGGAAGCCTTTTCCGGCTGGCGCGACTCGCCGCCGCATAAGGCCAATATGCTCAAGAACGGTGTCACAAAATTGGGCATCGCGGCGGTTTATGATCCAAACACCAAGTATAAGGTGTTCTGGACGCTCATCCTTGCATCAACCTGA
- a CDS encoding DUF3734 domain-containing protein: MDHSDTAPATTPAMAQRVLVLQGGGALGSYQAGAFQALCRSGFEPEWIAGISIGSVNAAIIAGNEGEKRVDRLKEFWEMVSSPVPWKPVAPGDRARSLFNETSAALIATFGVPGFFTPRIPPAPLWPPGTPQSQSYYDTAPLKKTLEKLVDFDRINDLKTRLSVGAVGVTSGNLKYFDNFELRKLSKKMGPEHIMASGALPPGFPSIEIDGEHYWDGGIASNTPLDYVLGAETNRDLLIFQVDLFSARGELPTSLLEAAEREKDIRYSSRTRMATDKNKQVHNARKALRELLGKLPDDLKNDPSVAVLCNAAEENTVTVVHLIYKSKNYETSSKDYDFSHVAMVEHWNAGVRDVHLSMRHKDVLERPQSGQTMTAYDMTRDVWKTAAGKQE; encoded by the coding sequence ATGGATCATTCCGATACCGCGCCGGCAACCACGCCCGCGATGGCGCAGCGTGTGCTGGTCCTGCAAGGCGGCGGCGCGCTCGGCTCCTACCAAGCGGGTGCTTTTCAGGCGCTGTGCCGCTCGGGGTTCGAACCTGAATGGATCGCGGGCATTTCGATCGGCTCCGTCAATGCCGCGATCATTGCCGGCAACGAAGGCGAAAAGCGCGTCGATCGGCTGAAGGAATTTTGGGAGATGGTGTCATCTCCGGTGCCGTGGAAGCCTGTCGCGCCAGGCGACCGCGCGCGCTCGCTGTTCAACGAGACCAGCGCCGCGCTGATTGCGACCTTCGGCGTACCGGGCTTCTTCACACCGCGCATTCCGCCTGCCCCTTTGTGGCCGCCGGGTACCCCGCAATCGCAGAGCTATTACGACACCGCGCCGCTGAAGAAAACGCTCGAGAAGCTGGTCGACTTCGACCGCATCAACGATCTGAAGACGCGGCTCAGCGTCGGTGCGGTCGGCGTAACTTCGGGCAACCTGAAATATTTCGACAATTTCGAGCTCAGGAAGCTCAGCAAAAAGATGGGCCCGGAGCACATCATGGCCTCCGGCGCGCTGCCGCCCGGCTTCCCTTCCATCGAGATCGACGGCGAGCACTATTGGGACGGCGGCATCGCTTCCAACACGCCGCTCGATTACGTGCTGGGCGCAGAAACCAACCGCGATCTCCTGATCTTCCAGGTCGATCTGTTCAGCGCGCGCGGCGAATTGCCGACGTCGTTGCTGGAAGCTGCTGAGCGCGAAAAAGATATCCGCTATTCCAGCCGCACCCGCATGGCTACCGATAAGAACAAGCAGGTGCACAATGCTCGGAAGGCGCTGCGCGAATTGCTTGGAAAATTGCCCGATGATCTCAAGAACGATCCGTCGGTGGCAGTTCTCTGCAACGCGGCCGAGGAAAACACCGTCACCGTGGTGCATCTGATTTACAAGAGCAAGAACTACGAAACTTCATCCAAGGATTACGACTTTTCGCATGTCGCCATGGTCGAACACTGGAACGCAGGCGTCCGCGACGTTCATCTGTCGATGCGTCACAAGGATGTGCTGGAGCGTCCGCAATCCGGCCAGACCATGACGGCCTACGATATGACGAGGGATGTTTGGAAGACCGCCGCAGGCAAGCAGGAGTGA
- a CDS encoding 3-hydroxybutyrate dehydrogenase, translating to MGTLKGKTAVVTGSTSGIGLAYARAFAAAGANVVLNGMGVPADIERERSGIETDFKVRAVHSPADMTKPPEIAEMIALGEKTFGSVDILVNNAGIQFVSPIEEFPPEKWEAIIAINLSSAFYGIRAAVPGMKKRGWGRIINTASAHSLVASPFKAAYVSAKHGIAGLTKTVALELATFKITCNCISPGYVWTPLVEKQIPETMKARNLTKEQVINDVLLQAQPTKEFVTSEQVAALALFLCSDDAAQITGANLSIDGGWTAA from the coding sequence ATGGGTACGTTGAAAGGCAAGACCGCTGTCGTGACCGGCTCGACAAGCGGCATCGGATTGGCTTACGCGCGCGCTTTTGCCGCCGCGGGCGCTAACGTTGTGCTCAACGGCATGGGCGTGCCGGCCGATATCGAGCGCGAGCGTTCCGGCATCGAGACCGACTTCAAGGTCCGCGCGGTGCACTCGCCCGCCGACATGACCAAGCCCCCCGAGATTGCCGAAATGATCGCGCTTGGCGAGAAGACGTTTGGTTCGGTCGATATCCTCGTCAACAATGCCGGCATTCAGTTCGTGTCACCGATCGAGGAGTTTCCGCCCGAGAAGTGGGAAGCCATTATCGCCATCAACCTGTCGTCGGCGTTCTACGGCATCCGTGCCGCAGTCCCCGGCATGAAGAAGCGCGGCTGGGGCCGTATCATCAACACGGCTTCCGCGCATTCGTTGGTGGCGTCGCCGTTCAAGGCGGCCTATGTCTCGGCCAAGCACGGCATTGCCGGTCTCACCAAGACGGTGGCGCTGGAGCTTGCGACGTTCAAGATCACCTGCAACTGCATCAGCCCCGGTTATGTCTGGACACCGCTGGTGGAGAAGCAGATTCCCGAGACCATGAAGGCGCGCAACCTGACCAAAGAGCAGGTCATCAACGACGTGTTGCTGCAGGCGCAGCCAACCAAGGAGTTCGTGACGTCGGAGCAAGTCGCAGCCCTTGCGCTGTTCCTGTGCAGCGACGATGCTGCCCAGATCACCGGCGCCAATCTATCGATCGATGGCGGTTGGACCGCGGCATAG
- a CDS encoding sulfite exporter TauE/SafE family protein, which yields MIDPLYVASGFGVGLLVGMTGVGGGSLMTPMLILLFGVHPSTAVGTDLLYAAATKTGGSLVHGFARSIHWPAVICLASGSIPASIVTLLLLWQLDLNSDSGRSLINLVLCFALLLTATSLIFRKAIMERYRRRMEGFDAATTDRATVMVGVALGVLVSISSVGAGAVGVTALLLLYPRLPMASIVGSDIAHAVPLTLVAGIGHWALGSVDWALMGVLLIGSLPGIVIGSYCAVRVPETVLRVVLASVLVLVASKLGFNELHFSQESIAAVTGSTAH from the coding sequence ATGATTGATCCACTTTACGTTGCCTCGGGATTCGGCGTTGGCTTGCTGGTCGGGATGACGGGTGTCGGCGGCGGCTCGCTGATGACGCCGATGCTGATCCTGCTATTTGGCGTCCACCCATCGACTGCCGTCGGCACCGACCTTCTCTACGCCGCGGCGACCAAGACGGGCGGCAGCCTGGTGCATGGCTTCGCACGCAGCATTCACTGGCCGGCAGTGATATGTCTCGCCAGCGGCAGCATCCCGGCAAGCATCGTTACCTTGCTCTTGCTGTGGCAACTCGACCTCAACAGCGATTCCGGGCGCAGCCTGATCAATCTGGTGCTGTGCTTTGCACTCCTCCTTACGGCGACGTCGTTGATCTTTCGCAAGGCGATCATGGAGCGCTATCGCCGACGCATGGAGGGGTTCGATGCCGCGACCACCGACCGCGCGACCGTGATGGTCGGCGTGGCGCTCGGTGTGCTGGTCTCGATTTCATCCGTCGGTGCCGGCGCAGTCGGCGTCACCGCGCTCCTGCTGCTCTACCCGCGCCTGCCGATGGCGAGCATCGTCGGCTCCGACATCGCACATGCGGTGCCGCTGACGCTGGTAGCCGGCATCGGACACTGGGCGCTGGGGTCGGTCGATTGGGCGCTGATGGGGGTGCTGTTGATCGGATCCTTGCCCGGCATCGTGATCGGCAGCTACTGCGCGGTTCGCGTGCCAGAGACGGTGCTGAGAGTAGTGCTGGCTTCAGTTCTGGTTCTGGTGGCCAGCAAGCTCGGCTTCAATGAGCTGCATTTTTCGCAGGAGAGTATCGCAGCCGTCACCGGGAGCACCGCCCATTAG